From the Chryseobacterium sp. G0201 genome, the window CGCTGATCAATAGCTACGGAAAAGAGAAAAACTTTGACGGAATTGGCGTAGGCGCTCCCAACGGAAATTACTATACAGGAACAATAGAACAAGCTCCGAATTTACCTTGGAAAGGCGTGATCCCATTTGGTAAATTAATGACTGAAAAGTTCGGTTTACCTACTACAATAACTAATGATGCTAATGCAGCAGCTTTTGGTGAAATGCTTTTCGGAGCAGCTCGCGGAATGAAAGACTTCATCATGATCACATTGGGAACAGGCGTAGGAAGCGGAATTGTTTCAAGTGGTAAATTGATCTATGGACATGACGGCTTTGCAGGTGAACTAGGACATACTATTGTAAAACCAGGTGGAAGAAAACACTGGAGCACAGGATCTGAAGGAAGTTTAGAAGCCTACGCATCTGCAACAGGAATCGCAATCACAGCAAAAAAGATGAGAGCAGAATTCCCTGAATCTATGCTAAGTCAGTTTCCTGAAGAATCGATCAACTCTAAAACGGTACACGAATGTGCTTTGAAAGGTGACCCGATTTCTATTGAGGTTTTCAGATATACAGGTCAGAAATTAGGGGAAGCATTGGCAAATTTTGTCATGTTTTCTTCACCGGAAGCAATTCTTTTATTTGGAGGAGTCATTAAAGCCGGAGATTTCATTTTGAAACCTGCTAAACTTCATATGGAAAGAAACCTTCTTCCGATTTTTAGAAATAAAGTGAAATTGGTTTTCAGTGAACTGGACGAAGCGGATGCTGCTATTTTAGGAGCAAGTGCTTTGGTTTGGGAAAAGTAATTGAAAAACATTTAAATATAATTGAGCATCCTTTTTGGATGCTTTTTTTGTTTTTTTAATCTCCCACAGATTTGACTTCGTCGAACTTACGTTTCACGGATTTGCAAAGATGTTTACACTATCTTTTTCTTGTGATTATTTGTGAAATCTATTAGTGTAATTTGTGTTTAAATCCCCCTTTTCAACCTAAAATGAAAAACTTTTTCATACTTTTGATTAGTTTTTTAATACAATAATCAACCTAAAATGGATAACAATAATTTAGAGCAAATTACTTTCGGAGGCGGATGTTTTTGGTGCGTAGAAAGCTGCTTCAATATGCTGAAAGGTGTTGAATCTGCAATCTCAGGATATTCGGGAGGTCATAAAGATAATCCGACGTATGAAGAGGTTTGCACAGGAGAAACAGGACATGCAGAAGTTGTACAGATCACTTATGATCCGAAAATAATCTCTTATGAGCAATTAATGGATGTATTTTTCTTCCTTCACGATCCTACTCAATTAAACAGACAAGGAAATGACATCGGAACACAATACCGCTCTGTAATTTATTATAAAGATGATGCTGAAAAAGCAAAAGCTGAAGAAGCCATCAAAATTTCTGAAGCTTCAGGAAGATGGACTGGAACTTATGTTACTGAATTATCACAATTCGAGAAATTCTGGTCAGCAGAACAATATCATCAGGGATATTATAATGAAAATCCTACTCAGCCTTATTGTAGCGCAGTTGTAGGTCCTAAAATCCAAAAATTCAAAAAACATTTCGGAGAATTGGGAATGTTGAATGCAGAATAATTTTAAGTTTTGGCTAAAGCCGTATGATTTATTATTTTTCATTAAACGGGCTAAAGCCCGTTCCTATTGATAAAGATGAAGATAAAAAAAGCGAAGAGATTGATTCCCTTCGCTTTTTTGTACAAATTATTTTTATATTGAAGACTATTAATAACCTGGATTTTGTGAAAGGTCATTCGATGCGTCAAGCGTTGCCTGAGGAATCGGGAAAATCCTTCTGTAAGGTTGAGAAGCAGGTTTTGCAGTTCCGGGAAGATCAAATTTACCGAATCTGATCATCGCCTTTCTTCTGTACATTTCCCAATATAGTTCGTATCCTGATTCTTTAAACAGAGTATTAGCGTCTAATGAAGCAAGGGCAACTCCGGGAGCATTACCGTTTAAGGCATCACGGGTTCTGCTTGTTCTTAAAATATTAACATCAGCTAAAGCACCTGCAATATTTCCACTTCTGAAATAGGCCTCAGCTCTCATCATGTAGATTGTTCCTAATCTGTATAAAGGTACATCCATTCCGCTTGTTCCGTTATTTCCGTAGCCAGGATCAAATTCAAACTTGAAATTTCTTACCCCTCTGTTGATCTGAGACTGAGTAAAGACAGCTTCTGAAGGATTATCAAAATTGAGTTCAGGTGTAAAATCTGCTGCAAGTGTCGTATTTTTTTCTGTGAATAATTTATAGACTTTAATTCTTCCGTCTGCTGTCATATCAAAGCTTCCATTGGCAAGAAGTTTTGGACCATATTGCTGCCCCACCTGCAATCCTCTGTTGAAATGGAACCAAGGTTTTCCCGTTCCTTCTACTTTACTTGTTGAAGGTACGCTTACATCTGTTCCATCATTTCTGAACCAAGTTCCATCTTCATATTGGTAGCTTCTTTGAAAACGGGGATCATCATGATTTCCGTTCCAAGAATAATAGAATTCAGGAGTGATACATGATGCATTGGTTCCTCTATTATCAGGGGAAGGTTTCTGGATTCTTTCCATTGACATATAAGCCAGGTCATTATCTGCATTTCTGTTCGAGTTTTTCTTCTGAACAATCGTGAAGATCATTTCCTTACTTGTATCATTATTAATATCAAAATTGTGGAAATAATTAGATTCTAAACTGAACTGCCCTCCGTTGATCAATAAATTAGAATATTGAATAACTTTATCCATATCTGTTCCTCCGCCATTCACAGCCTGTTCTGTAAAATTAAAACTAGCTGCTGTTTTATTTTTAAGAACCGCTCTGTTCAGATACATATCTGCCAATAAAGCATAAGCCGCCTGTTTTGTGAATCTTCCGGCGTGCGTATTCTGAGTTTTAATATCAGCCAAATTAGGAATAAGACCTTCTACTTCTGTAATGAGAGCATCGATATACGTATCTGCTTTTCTGATCTCAATCGGCGCATTTAAATCGCTTGGATCTCTGTACGGAGCTTGCCCGAATAAATCTAAAGTGTTGTAAGTATAATAAGCCAACAATCCTTTTGCCTCTGCTAAAAATAAAGCTTTATTGCTTACGCTACTTTTATTAATACTTTTAATTGCCGTTAAAGATTTTGTAATTCCGGAAGTTAACTGATCCCAAGTCGTTTTTACGACATCATTGCTGGCATCCCATGTAAATTCGTGCATGGCTCTCCACTTTCCGCCGTCTCCCCAGTCGCTTCCTCTTGTTGCCAATAAGGCCTCATCGGTAGAATATTCCTGTAATGCAAAAACACTTCCGTGATCTACAAAAGTTCCGTCACCAAGCTGTCCATAAGCTGCAGCAATAGCACTTTCGGGATCTGCAAGGTTTTCAGAGCCCAATACCTCATCTACCACTTGCTCGTCAAGATTTGTACACCCCATTAAGGCCAGTACAAAAACAGATAGAACGATTTTATTTATATGTAAAAAATTAGATTTCATAATTCTTTTTAGCTTAAATTAAAATTTAACAGTTGCTCCGAAAATGAAAGTTTTCGCAGACGGATACGTAGTGTAGTCAATTCCCAGAGACTGGTTTCCTCCAACCTTTTTATTGGTATCAACAAGAGGATCGTAACCTGAATAATTGGTAATCGTTAATAAATTCTGCGCACTTACGTAAAGATTAATGCTCTTCAAAAACTTCAGCTGATGCATATCGAAAGTATATCCCAGTCTTACGTTATTCAAACGGATAAAGTCTGATTTTTCAAGATATAATGATGACAATTGCGGCTGGTTGGTAAAGCTAGCGCCTGAGTCATAAAATTCTTTCAAAACGTTTCTGTCTGATGCTAAGTTGTTGATATTTAAATCCAATGCTGTATTGTTCAATAAATAACCTCCTGTTTGGCCGATGAATGAAAATGCAAAATCAAATTTTTTATAC encodes:
- a CDS encoding ROK family protein, coding for MSLIDLSKHVALGIDIGGTTTKFGVVNHRGEVLEKGNLSTDAYATVEEFIDALYEKVHPLINSYGKEKNFDGIGVGAPNGNYYTGTIEQAPNLPWKGVIPFGKLMTEKFGLPTTITNDANAAAFGEMLFGAARGMKDFIMITLGTGVGSGIVSSGKLIYGHDGFAGELGHTIVKPGGRKHWSTGSEGSLEAYASATGIAITAKKMRAEFPESMLSQFPEESINSKTVHECALKGDPISIEVFRYTGQKLGEALANFVMFSSPEAILLFGGVIKAGDFILKPAKLHMERNLLPIFRNKVKLVFSELDEADAAILGASALVWEK
- the msrA gene encoding peptide-methionine (S)-S-oxide reductase MsrA encodes the protein MDNNNLEQITFGGGCFWCVESCFNMLKGVESAISGYSGGHKDNPTYEEVCTGETGHAEVVQITYDPKIISYEQLMDVFFFLHDPTQLNRQGNDIGTQYRSVIYYKDDAEKAKAEEAIKISEASGRWTGTYVTELSQFEKFWSAEQYHQGYYNENPTQPYCSAVVGPKIQKFKKHFGELGMLNAE
- a CDS encoding RagB/SusD family nutrient uptake outer membrane protein, producing the protein MKSNFLHINKIVLSVFVLALMGCTNLDEQVVDEVLGSENLADPESAIAAAYGQLGDGTFVDHGSVFALQEYSTDEALLATRGSDWGDGGKWRAMHEFTWDASNDVVKTTWDQLTSGITKSLTAIKSINKSSVSNKALFLAEAKGLLAYYTYNTLDLFGQAPYRDPSDLNAPIEIRKADTYIDALITEVEGLIPNLADIKTQNTHAGRFTKQAAYALLADMYLNRAVLKNKTAASFNFTEQAVNGGGTDMDKVIQYSNLLINGGQFSLESNYFHNFDINNDTSKEMIFTIVQKKNSNRNADNDLAYMSMERIQKPSPDNRGTNASCITPEFYYSWNGNHDDPRFQRSYQYEDGTWFRNDGTDVSVPSTSKVEGTGKPWFHFNRGLQVGQQYGPKLLANGSFDMTADGRIKVYKLFTEKNTTLAADFTPELNFDNPSEAVFTQSQINRGVRNFKFEFDPGYGNNGTSGMDVPLYRLGTIYMMRAEAYFRSGNIAGALADVNILRTSRTRDALNGNAPGVALASLDANTLFKESGYELYWEMYRRKAMIRFGKFDLPGTAKPASQPYRRIFPIPQATLDASNDLSQNPGY